The proteins below come from a single Malus sylvestris chromosome 3, drMalSylv7.2, whole genome shotgun sequence genomic window:
- the LOC126614605 gene encoding uncharacterized protein LOC126614605 — translation MRGMAQNSNTRSADYLEGMLNDYVGGKVKLKAHKSTSARLVTALTCLQFAFAVYATFLLYYMSPSIDLRTKPDFAWATKIAQQWKHYIIQPHILNHYQESASLVGTESLPITPSLVCEHEKIDFMQKKSNDAQMIKLKTELYNEVLDFQSKSIGTETLAQLIAMKSKWDLKGPSKPKVTVILNHFKRKTLCAQLDTLLQQTLPFHHVWVLSFGSPNELSLKRIVDSYNDSRISFISSSYDFKYYGRFQMALQTEADLVYILDDDMIPGKKMLQILSHVAGTEKYKNAVLGSIGRILPFRQKDFTFPSYRKFRSKEAGLYLPDPAYDITLDKIVQVDFLSSSWFLSAELIKTLFTETPFTFSTGEDLHLSYQLQKYRNAGSFVLPVDSNDKETWGDSEHRLAYVSETTVIFKDIVQVRDDQWWKALSTGYITQWAAMYPQNIDALFYAHSVDEVKALAPLLEKFRSTVGKKAYIAVSGGNYCGCEDAATALKWPKLVCKERRFKIFDLAVGALSGVSNSEVVVLQGVYASMKGLIKIHNPSVVITVADINPNVKKALKMATETNLNATTLVLLPRPSISKVLWMADLRTTALPNWNRMRISINIITQNRVHSLTRLLKSLSDAYYLGDEVPISFNMDSKVDEATIRLVSSFDWPHGPKTLKRRIIQGGLIRAVSESWYPSSDDDFGLLLEDDIEVSPYYYLWIKYALLAYHYDPQVSLPELSSISLYTPKLVEVVKERPKWNPTEFFKNIHPNTPYFHQLPCSWGAVFFPKQWREFYVYMNMRFTEDAKKNPVQIPKSRTNGWQASWKKFLIDMMYLRGYVSLYPNFPNQASFSTNHMEPGAHISAKDNVVKHDKSDFEVPLLKEDFRNFLPGGKLPPASRVPSLNLFNQPVSLKGLKAAGAKLGQDVIGCNNATEIVMVDHQTGLPSRCAKF, via the exons ATGAGGGGGATGGCTCAAAATTCGAATACGAGAAGTGCAGATTACTTGGAAGGAATGCTGAATGATTATGTGGGAGGGAAGGTCAAGTTGAAGGCTCATAAGAGTACTTCTGCTAGGCTTGTAACTGCTCTCACTTGTCTCCAATTTGCGTTTGCAGTTTATGCAACATTCCTCCTTTACTACATGAGCCCTTCGATCGACTTACGAACCAAACCAGACTTTGCATGGGCTACCAAGATTGCACAGCAATGGAAACACTATATAATCCAACCCCACATTCTCAACCACTATCAAGAATCCGCTTCTCTTGTTGGAACCGAAAGCCTTCCAATCACGCCCTCATTAGTTTGTGAGCACGAAAAGATTGATTTCATGCAGAAGAAGTCCAATGATGCTCAGATGATCAAGCTCAAGACAGAGCTTTACAATGAGGTTTTGGACTTCCAGAGCAAATCCATCGGCACAGAAACTCTTGCTCAGCTGATTGCAATGAAATCAAAGTGGGATTTGAAAGGCCCCAGCAAGCCAAAAGTCACAGTGATCCTAAACCACTTCAAGAGAAAAACACTTTGTGCTCAGCTGGACACTTTGCTTCAACAAACCCTTCCTTTCCACCATGTTTGGGTTCTTTCATTTGGGAGCCCAAATGAGCTCTCTTTAAAGAGAATTGTCGATAGCTACAACGATTCGAGGATAAGCTTCATAAGTTCAAGCTATGACTTCAAGTACTATGGAAGGTTCCAAATGGCTTTACAAACCGAAGCTGATCTTGTGTACATTCTTGACGATGACATGATTCCTGGGAAGAAAATGCTGCAGATTTTGTCACATGTGGCGGGGACGGAGAAGTACAAGAACGCGGTTTTGGGCAGCATAGGGAGGATTTTGCCGTTCAGGCAGAAGGATTTTACCTTTCCAAGCTACAGAAAGTTCAGGTCTAAGGAGGCAGGGCTTTATTTGCCTGACCCTGCGTATGATATCACACTCGATAAAATTGTGCAGGTGGACTTCCTTTCCAGCTCTTGGTTCTTGTCTGCAGAGCTAATCAAGACACTTTTCACTGAAACACCCTTCACCTTTTCGACCGGCGAAGATCTGCACCTCAG CTATCAGCTTCAAAAGTACAGAAATGCAGGATCATTTGTTCTTCCAGTTGACTCAAATGATAAGGAAACTTGGGGTGACAGTGAACATAGACTTGCTTATGTGTCCGAAACCACTGTAATTTTCAAAGATATCGTTCAAGTCCGAGATGATCAATGGTGGAAAGCACTATCAACTGGTTACATCACTCAGTGGGCTGCAATGTATCCTCAAAATATTGATGCTCTCTTCTATGCTCATTCCGTTGATGAAGTTAAGGCACTTGCACCCCTTCTTGAGAAATTCAGGTCTACCGTTGGCAAGAAAGCTTACATCGCTGTCTCGGGTGGCAACTACTGCGGTTGTGAAGATGCAGCGACTGCTCTCAAGTGGCCTAAGTTGGTCTGTAAAGAGCGAAGGTTTAAGATATTCGATTTGGCTGTGGGAGCTCTTTCGGGAGTATCAAACTCGGAGGTGGTTGTGCTTCAAGGAGTGTATGCTAGCATGAAAGGATTGATCAAAATTCATAACCCAAGTGTGGTGATCACAGTGGCTGACATTAATCCTAATGTGAAGAAAGCATTGAAAATGGCAACAGAGACTAATTTGAATGCCACCACATTGGTTCTTTTACCAAGGCCTTCGATTTCGAAGGTTCTTTGGATGGCTGATCTTAGAACAACAGCATTGCCAA ATTGGAACCGAATGCGAATATCTATCAACATCATCACCCAAAACAGAGTTCACTCACTTACAAGGCTGCTCAAATCTCTCAGTGATGCCTACTATCTTGGTGATGAGGTACCTATCAGCTTTAACATGGACAGTAAAGTGGATGAGGCAACAATTAGACTAGTAAGTTCCTTTGACTGGCCTCATGGCCCGAAAACCCTCAAAAGACGAATCATCCAAGGAGGGCTTATTCGAGCTGTTAGCGAGAGTTGGTACCCTTCATCTGACGACGATTTTGGTCTGTTACTTGAGGATGATATCGAAGTCTCTCCTTACTACTACCTATGGATCAAATATGCCCTCTTAGCCTACCACTATGACCCCCAAGTGTCCCTCCCAGAGCTCTCCTCAATCTCTCTTTACACCCCTAAGCTGGTTGAAGTGGTGAAAGAAAGGCCTAAGTGGAATCCAACTGAGTTTTTCAAGAACATCCATCCAAACACCCCTTATTTCCATCAGTTACCCTGCAGTTGGGGTGCAGTCTTCTTCCCCAAGCAATGGAGAGAATTCTATGTCTACATGAACATGAGATTCACCGAGGACGCCAAGAAAAACCCAGTTCAAATACCCAAGTCCAGGACTAATGGATGGCAAGCTTCATGGAAAAAGTTCCTCATAGACATGATGTACCTCAGAGGGTACGTCAGTCTCTATCCGAACTTCCCGAACCAGGCAAGCTTTTCGACTAATCATATGGAACCCGGGGCACATATCAGTGCCAAGGACAATGTGGTGAAGCATGACAAGTCAGATTTTGAGGTGCCATTGTTGAAGGAAGACTTTAGGAACTTTTTGCCTGGTGGGAAATTGCCTCCAGCATCAAGGGTGCCATCTTTGAACCTCTTCAACCAACCAGTCTCTCTGAAAGGCCTAAAGGCAGCCGGGGCAAAGTTGGGGCAGGATGTGATTGGATGCAATAATGCCACAGAGATAGTGATGGTTGATCATCAAACAGGTCTGCCATCGAGGTGTgccaaattttaa